A portion of the Flavobacterium magnum genome contains these proteins:
- the rpoN gene encoding RNA polymerase factor sigma-54, which translates to MLKQFLNLKLSQKLSPQQIQVMKLIQLPTQAFEQRLLEELNDNPALEAGKEEPELPADEYEAEEYEDFDDSETDHAEEDINIDEYLNDDTPDYKTQANNYSDDDEERESPLAEPISFHQDLINQLNTFILEEDEREIAEFLVGSIDDTGYIRRSIPDMVDDMAFTQGIYTDEKTVERILHVIHQLEPAGVGARDLQECLLLQLRQKTPTQEVALATEILEQQFDAFSHKYYDKLMQKFGVSAAELKNAIHLIEKLNPKPGGSYASRVTENIVPDFTIRIVDGELQLTLNGRNAPSLHVSKDYQEMMQTYKESRDKSAAQRDAVQFIKHKLDSAKWFIDAIRQRQETLLVTMNAIMHYQKEYFLEGDESALKPMILKDIADMVGLDISTISRVANSKYVETPYGTKLIKDFFSEGLTNDQGEEVSTIEIRKILREIIDEEDKDKPLNDDQLADILKGKGYPIARRTIAKYREQLDIPVARMRRKI; encoded by the coding sequence ATGCTCAAGCAGTTCCTAAATCTTAAACTCTCCCAGAAATTATCACCGCAGCAGATACAGGTGATGAAACTCATCCAACTGCCCACACAGGCATTCGAGCAACGGTTGCTGGAGGAACTCAATGACAACCCCGCGCTCGAAGCGGGCAAGGAAGAACCGGAGCTTCCCGCTGATGAATATGAAGCGGAAGAATATGAGGATTTTGATGACAGCGAAACCGATCATGCCGAAGAGGACATCAACATCGACGAATACCTCAACGACGATACGCCGGATTACAAGACACAGGCCAACAACTACAGCGATGACGACGAGGAAAGAGAATCACCGCTGGCTGAGCCAATAAGCTTCCACCAGGATCTGATCAACCAACTCAATACTTTTATTTTGGAGGAGGATGAGCGCGAAATCGCGGAATTCCTCGTCGGGAGCATCGATGACACCGGCTACATCCGCCGCAGCATCCCTGATATGGTTGATGATATGGCGTTTACCCAGGGCATTTACACCGATGAGAAAACCGTTGAACGGATACTCCACGTGATCCACCAGCTCGAACCGGCCGGCGTAGGCGCGCGCGATCTGCAGGAATGCCTCTTGCTGCAACTCCGGCAGAAAACCCCAACACAGGAAGTGGCTTTGGCTACAGAGATACTCGAGCAGCAATTCGATGCCTTCAGCCATAAATATTATGACAAGCTGATGCAGAAATTCGGGGTGTCCGCTGCCGAGCTTAAAAATGCGATCCACCTTATCGAGAAACTCAATCCGAAGCCCGGCGGTTCTTATGCGAGCCGTGTCACTGAAAATATTGTCCCGGACTTTACGATACGGATTGTCGACGGCGAACTCCAGCTGACCCTGAACGGACGAAATGCCCCGTCGCTGCATGTTTCGAAAGATTACCAGGAAATGATGCAGACTTACAAAGAGTCCCGCGATAAATCCGCCGCACAGCGCGATGCGGTTCAGTTCATCAAGCACAAGCTCGATTCCGCCAAATGGTTTATCGATGCGATCCGCCAGCGCCAGGAAACCTTACTGGTGACGATGAATGCGATTATGCATTACCAGAAGGAGTATTTCCTCGAAGGCGATGAATCGGCGCTCAAACCAATGATTTTAAAGGATATTGCCGATATGGTCGGGTTGGACATCTCGACGATATCGCGCGTAGCCAACAGCAAATATGTGGAAACGCCGTATGGTACCAAACTCATTAAGGATTTCTTTTCTGAGGGACTTACCAATGACCAGGGCGAAGAGGTTTCGACAATTGAAATCCGGAAAATCCTGCGCGAGATCATCGACGAGGAAGACAAGGACAAGCCGTTGAACGATGACCAGCTCGCAGACATACTGAAAGGGAAGGGCTACCCCATCGCGCGCCGCACCATCGCAAAATACCGTGAGCAACTCGATATACCCGTAGCCCGGATGCGCAGGAAAATTTAA
- the asnS gene encoding asparagine--tRNA ligase — MKHTKIKDLLAATQPMKDINAKGWVRTFRNNQFIALNDGSTIHNIQCVVDFENSPEAELKRITTGAAVSVIGDLVESQGAGQKFEIQARSFEILGDSDAEKFPMQPKKHSLEFLRENAHLRVRTNAFGAIMRVRSVLSYAVHKYFQDKGFVYVNTPIITGADAEGAGEMFQVTSLPLDHLPKTEDGNINYKEDFFGKHTNLTVSGQLEGETFAMALGQIYTFGPTFRAENSNTSRHLAEFWMIEPEVAFNDLNDNMDLAEDFIQYVVKYAVDHCKDDLKFLETRLLEEEKSKPQAERSEMALLEKLDFVLNHSFKRVSYTEAIDILKDSTPNKKKKFQYLITEWGADLQSEHERFLVEKHFKSPVILYDYPANIKAFYMRLNEDGKTVRAMDILFPGIGEIVGGSQREERYDVLVEKMRKLGIDEEELWWYLDTRRFGSAVHSGFGLGFERLVLFVTGMTNIRDVIPFPRTPQNAEF; from the coding sequence ATGAAACACACCAAGATCAAGGATTTGCTTGCGGCGACACAGCCGATGAAAGACATTAACGCCAAAGGATGGGTGCGGACCTTCCGCAATAACCAGTTTATTGCGCTCAATGACGGCTCGACGATCCATAATATCCAGTGTGTGGTCGATTTTGAAAACTCGCCGGAAGCCGAACTCAAGCGCATTACGACGGGCGCGGCCGTTTCGGTAATCGGGGATTTGGTGGAAAGCCAGGGCGCCGGACAGAAATTTGAGATCCAGGCGCGTTCGTTTGAAATCCTTGGGGATTCTGACGCCGAGAAGTTTCCGATGCAACCGAAGAAGCACTCGCTCGAGTTCCTGCGTGAGAACGCCCATTTGCGCGTGCGTACGAATGCTTTTGGCGCGATCATGCGCGTGCGTTCCGTATTGTCTTACGCGGTCCACAAATATTTCCAGGACAAGGGTTTCGTGTATGTGAACACGCCGATTATTACCGGTGCTGATGCGGAAGGCGCGGGCGAGATGTTCCAGGTGACTTCGCTGCCATTGGATCATCTGCCGAAAACGGAAGACGGAAACATCAACTATAAAGAAGATTTCTTTGGAAAACATACGAACCTGACCGTGTCAGGGCAGCTGGAAGGCGAGACTTTCGCGATGGCGTTGGGACAGATTTATACTTTCGGGCCGACATTCAGGGCTGAAAACTCGAATACGTCGCGCCACCTCGCCGAATTCTGGATGATTGAGCCCGAAGTCGCCTTCAATGACCTGAACGATAACATGGACCTCGCAGAGGATTTTATCCAGTATGTGGTAAAATATGCGGTCGATCACTGTAAGGACGATTTGAAGTTTCTTGAAACCCGATTGCTCGAAGAAGAGAAATCAAAACCCCAGGCAGAACGTAGCGAGATGGCATTGCTCGAAAAGCTCGATTTCGTGCTGAACCACAGTTTCAAACGGGTATCGTACACTGAAGCCATCGATATCCTGAAGGATTCGACACCCAATAAAAAGAAAAAATTCCAATACCTGATTACCGAATGGGGTGCCGATTTACAAAGCGAGCACGAGCGCTTTTTAGTGGAAAAGCACTTCAAATCCCCTGTAATCCTGTACGATTATCCGGCAAACATCAAGGCATTTTACATGCGTTTGAATGAAGACGGGAAAACCGTACGCGCGATGGACATCCTTTTCCCGGGCATCGGCGAGATCGTCGGTGGTTCGCAAAGGGAAGAGCGTTACGATGTGTTGGTAGAGAAAATGCGCAAGCTCGGCATTGACGAGGAGGAATTGTGGTGGTACCTCGATACCCGCCGATTCGGCAGCGCCGTGCATTCAGGATTCGGATTAGGATTTGAAAGGCTGGTACTGTTTGTCACCGGGATGACGAATATCCGGGACGTGATCCCTTTTCCGAGGACACCGCAGAACGCCGAATTCTAA
- a CDS encoding efflux RND transporter permease subunit, whose translation MKKRINPGFWEAVARVILKNRNAILGIIVAITLFLGWQCKNLAMTYTEANLLPQKHIVNRQYSDFLDRFGEEGNLVVIGVKDNAFFTPKAYAAWNDLMGNLKKNADVELVISLNDLKKLQKDTIAQKFDMVPLIDQSRTKDPAYLAGIRDELFNRLPFYEGLLFNKQSGSIRSVVYLKKNIVNTAERKTFIMEDLLPEIEKFEKAAAIDLRVSGMPYIRTINAENMKGEIGLFIGAALLTVSLIFFFFFRSFRATLISIFILLFGVIWSFGTIGLFHYKITILTAIVPPLIIVIGITNCIFLINKYQQEIKIHHNQAKALQRVISKIGVSTLMTNMTTAIGFATFMITGNDLLFEFGLVTSINVISVYLLTLMVVPIMYSFMSVPKEKHLYHLSKNYISSLLDWVEHVVRTKRAVIYSLYGLLLVFSVIGVAQMKVSGSLIGEMPKSASFFKDILFFEKEFNGVMPLEIMIHQKKGKAINPKTLEKVEELQQTIAGIPELSKPVSVVNFAKYLNQAYYNGNPEYYQLPNRNEQAFVLTYARSMMKGKGKGDNLMKSYVDSTAHYIRITTFMKDIGTDKMALIEKKLRAKVSEVFPKDNFEVTLTGKALVFQKGTAYLVDNLIESLIFAILTIALLMAYLFRSVKMVMASVITNILPLCITSGLMGYFGIPLKPSTILVFSIAFGISVDNAIQFMAKYRHDLIQNNGRVKKSIFSAIRETGISTFYTSIVLIFGFAIFTVSSFSGTIALGALISVTLLFAMFANLLVLPALVLTFEKKRAKKEPD comes from the coding sequence ATGAAGAAGCGCATTAATCCGGGATTCTGGGAAGCTGTCGCCCGAGTTATTTTAAAGAACAGGAACGCCATCCTCGGCATTATCGTTGCGATTACCCTCTTTCTGGGCTGGCAGTGTAAAAACCTTGCGATGACCTATACGGAGGCGAACCTGCTTCCGCAAAAGCATATCGTAAACCGGCAGTATTCCGACTTCCTTGACCGGTTTGGCGAAGAAGGGAATCTCGTCGTGATTGGCGTGAAAGACAACGCATTTTTCACACCCAAAGCCTATGCTGCCTGGAACGACCTTATGGGCAACCTTAAAAAGAATGCTGATGTCGAATTGGTCATTTCGCTAAACGACCTGAAAAAACTGCAGAAAGACACCATCGCCCAAAAATTTGATATGGTACCGTTGATTGACCAAAGCCGTACCAAAGATCCCGCATACCTCGCGGGCATCAGGGACGAATTGTTTAACAGGCTCCCTTTTTATGAAGGGTTGCTGTTCAACAAGCAGTCGGGCAGCATCCGTTCGGTGGTGTACCTGAAGAAAAATATCGTCAACACAGCGGAAAGGAAGACCTTCATCATGGAAGACCTGCTTCCTGAAATTGAAAAGTTCGAAAAAGCGGCTGCCATCGACCTGCGCGTGTCCGGAATGCCTTACATCAGGACAATCAATGCCGAGAACATGAAAGGGGAGATCGGGCTGTTCATTGGCGCAGCGCTATTGACGGTTTCACTGATATTTTTCTTCTTTTTCAGGTCGTTCCGCGCCACGCTGATCTCGATATTCATTTTGCTCTTCGGTGTGATCTGGTCTTTCGGGACCATCGGCCTGTTCCATTACAAAATCACCATTCTGACCGCCATCGTACCGCCGCTGATTATAGTCATCGGCATCACGAACTGCATTTTCCTGATCAACAAATACCAGCAGGAAATCAAGATTCACCACAACCAGGCGAAGGCATTACAGCGCGTGATCTCCAAAATAGGCGTGTCGACGCTGATGACAAACATGACCACCGCAATCGGGTTTGCGACGTTTATGATTACGGGCAACGATTTGCTGTTCGAATTCGGATTGGTCACCTCGATCAATGTGATTTCGGTTTATCTGCTGACGTTAATGGTCGTGCCGATTATGTACAGTTTCATGTCGGTACCCAAAGAAAAGCATTTGTACCATCTCAGTAAGAATTACATCTCATCGTTGCTGGATTGGGTGGAACACGTCGTGAGGACAAAGCGTGCGGTCATTTACAGCCTCTACGGGCTGCTGCTGGTTTTTAGCGTCATCGGTGTGGCGCAAATGAAGGTGTCGGGCAGTTTGATCGGGGAGATGCCGAAATCAGCTTCATTCTTTAAAGACATCCTGTTTTTTGAGAAGGAATTTAACGGTGTCATGCCACTTGAAATCATGATACACCAGAAAAAAGGCAAGGCAATCAATCCGAAGACGCTCGAAAAAGTAGAGGAATTGCAGCAAACGATTGCGGGCATCCCTGAATTGTCGAAGCCGGTTTCGGTGGTGAATTTCGCCAAATACCTTAACCAGGCCTATTACAACGGCAATCCGGAGTATTACCAGTTGCCCAACCGGAACGAGCAGGCATTTGTACTGACCTATGCCAGGAGCATGATGAAGGGAAAGGGAAAAGGCGACAACCTGATGAAAAGCTACGTCGATTCTACGGCACACTACATCCGCATCACGACGTTTATGAAGGATATCGGTACCGATAAGATGGCGCTGATTGAAAAGAAGCTGCGTGCCAAAGTAAGCGAGGTCTTCCCGAAAGACAATTTTGAAGTGACGCTCACGGGCAAGGCGCTCGTATTCCAGAAAGGCACGGCTTACCTCGTCGATAACCTGATTGAGTCGCTGATTTTTGCAATACTGACCATTGCACTTTTGATGGCGTATTTGTTCCGTTCGGTAAAAATGGTCATGGCATCGGTGATCACAAATATCCTGCCGTTATGCATCACGTCCGGATTGATGGGTTATTTCGGTATTCCGCTGAAGCCCTCGACAATATTGGTTTTCAGTATAGCATTCGGGATTTCAGTAGACAACGCCATCCAGTTTATGGCAAAATACCGGCACGATCTGATACAGAATAACGGCCGTGTCAAGAAATCGATTTTCAGCGCGATACGCGAGACGGGCATCAGTACTTTTTACACATCCATCGTACTGATTTTTGGGTTTGCGATTTTCACCGTGTCGAGTTTCAGCGGTACGATTGCATTGGGTGCATTGATTTCGGTGACGTTGTTGTTTGCCATGTTTGCCAATTTGCTGGTACTTCCGGCGTTGGTGCTGACGTTCGAGAAGAAACGTGCCAAAAAGGAACCGGATTAA
- a CDS encoding cation:proton antiporter — MKNFRNSLFYILTVSGFSALIYWIINEGKHLEQGRNVIAKAGKGQWDEFLDAMTHNLNESLAILLLQILSIILVARVFGWFFRKIGQQSVVGEMVAGIVLGPSLLGLYFPEFSNTLFPTESLGNLKLFSQLGLIFFMFVIGMELDLKALRNKANDAVVISHASIIFPFALGTGLGYFIYTQFAPVGVDFLSFALFIGISMSITAFPVLARIVQERGIHKTRLGTIVITCAAADDITAWCILATVIAIVKAGSFVSSLYVIGMAIAYVFLMLNVVRPFLARVGELKNSRQSLSKSVVAIFLLTLIISAYTTEIIGIHALFGAFMAGAIMPDNAKFRSIIIDKVEDLSVIVLLPLFFVFTGLRTKIGLIDTPEMWEITGLVIVVAVAGKFLGSAIAAKVVGQNWRDSLTIGALMNTRGLMELIVLNIGKDLGVLDDRIFAILVIMALVTTFMTGPALDLINFIFKTKDEIIPEEVKSESKFKILISFGNTERGKALLRLANSFVKNDEDDSIVTAMHLTLSNELHTFNLADQEKKSFSPIIHESEALGQKILTLFKASNDIDNDIVEIANQGEYDLLLVGLGHSIFEGTLLGKVLGYTTRIINPDRLLDKFTGKEGLFENSPFDERTRQIIAKSKMPVGILVDKNLEKLQNAFMPIFTAEDAFLFDYAQKLIVNNDARITLMDPNHAIRDNKALYGRIDEIEKGKPDYISMQEDRVMKKDFLEKMDIMIISLESWKKLVNSQSTWLSNIPSVLIIKP, encoded by the coding sequence ATGAAAAATTTTAGGAATTCGCTTTTTTACATCTTAACCGTTTCCGGATTTTCAGCGCTGATTTACTGGATCATTAATGAAGGCAAACACCTCGAGCAGGGCCGTAACGTCATCGCCAAAGCCGGGAAAGGGCAATGGGATGAGTTCCTCGATGCCATGACGCACAACCTCAATGAGTCGCTTGCCATCCTGCTGTTGCAGATCCTGTCGATTATTCTGGTTGCGCGAGTGTTCGGATGGTTTTTCCGAAAAATCGGGCAGCAGTCCGTGGTCGGCGAAATGGTTGCAGGCATTGTGCTCGGGCCTTCGCTGCTCGGATTGTATTTCCCAGAATTCTCTAACACCCTTTTCCCGACAGAATCGCTGGGCAACCTGAAGCTTTTCAGCCAGCTCGGCCTGATTTTCTTCATGTTCGTCATCGGGATGGAACTCGATCTCAAGGCGTTGCGCAACAAAGCCAACGATGCGGTCGTCATTAGCCATGCCAGCATCATTTTCCCTTTTGCACTCGGCACCGGGCTGGGTTATTTCATCTACACGCAGTTTGCGCCTGTAGGCGTCGATTTCCTTTCGTTTGCCTTGTTTATCGGCATTTCGATGAGCATCACCGCGTTTCCGGTATTGGCACGCATTGTGCAGGAACGCGGCATCCATAAGACCAGGCTGGGCACCATCGTGATTACCTGCGCTGCCGCAGATGATATCACCGCCTGGTGTATCCTGGCTACCGTTATTGCAATCGTAAAGGCGGGTTCGTTCGTGAGTTCGCTCTACGTGATCGGGATGGCCATAGCGTATGTCTTCCTGATGCTCAACGTGGTGCGGCCCTTCCTTGCAAGAGTCGGTGAACTCAAGAATTCGCGCCAAAGCCTGAGTAAATCTGTTGTGGCAATCTTCCTGCTGACATTGATCATTTCCGCTTACACCACCGAAATCATAGGTATCCACGCATTGTTCGGCGCGTTTATGGCCGGCGCCATTATGCCGGATAACGCGAAGTTCCGGAGTATCATTATTGACAAGGTTGAGGATTTGTCTGTCATCGTGCTGCTGCCTTTATTTTTCGTATTTACCGGGTTGCGGACCAAAATCGGGCTCATCGACACGCCCGAAATGTGGGAAATCACCGGATTGGTCATTGTCGTCGCAGTCGCCGGCAAGTTCCTCGGCAGCGCGATTGCCGCCAAAGTCGTCGGGCAGAACTGGCGCGACAGCCTTACCATCGGGGCACTGATGAATACGCGGGGGTTGATGGAACTGATTGTGCTCAATATCGGAAAGGATCTCGGCGTGCTCGACGACCGCATTTTTGCCATCCTGGTCATTATGGCTTTGGTCACCACCTTCATGACCGGGCCGGCGTTAGACCTGATCAATTTCATTTTCAAGACCAAAGACGAGATCATCCCAGAAGAAGTCAAATCGGAATCCAAATTCAAAATATTGATTTCCTTCGGAAACACCGAAAGAGGGAAAGCACTGCTGAGGCTCGCCAACAGTTTCGTGAAAAACGACGAGGACGATTCGATTGTGACGGCGATGCATCTGACATTGAGCAACGAACTGCACACCTTTAACCTCGCGGATCAGGAAAAGAAGAGTTTCTCGCCGATTATCCACGAATCAGAAGCGCTTGGTCAAAAAATACTGACGCTGTTCAAGGCATCCAATGACATCGACAACGACATTGTGGAAATCGCGAACCAGGGCGAATACGACCTGTTGCTCGTTGGGCTCGGCCATTCGATTTTTGAAGGGACGCTGCTCGGGAAAGTCCTTGGCTATACGACCCGCATCATCAATCCGGACCGGCTCCTTGACAAATTTACGGGGAAAGAAGGATTGTTCGAAAACTCGCCTTTCGACGAAAGGACGCGCCAGATTATTGCCAAAAGCAAAATGCCTGTCGGAATCCTGGTCGATAAGAATCTTGAAAAATTGCAGAATGCCTTCATGCCGATTTTCACCGCCGAAGACGCATTCCTCTTTGACTACGCACAAAAACTCATCGTGAACAATGATGCGCGGATTACGCTGATGGATCCGAACCACGCGATACGCGACAATAAAGCATTGTACGGTAGGATTGATGAGATAGAAAAAGGCAAGCCCGATTACATCTCGATGCAGGAAGACCGCGTGATGAAAAAGGATTTCCTTGAAAAGATGGACATCATGATCATCAGCCTTGAAAGCTGGAAAAAACTCGTGAATTCGCAGAGCACTTGGCTCAGCAACATCCCTTCCGTATTAATTATCAAGCCTTAA
- a CDS encoding DMT family transporter gives MAWILLIIGGLFEVGFATCLGKAKETQGIASSLWLGGFFACLSVSMLLLYKASQSLPIGTAYAVWTGIGAVGTVLVGIFLFKEPADFWQVFFITTLIASIIGLKMVSSH, from the coding sequence ATGGCATGGATTTTACTCATCATCGGCGGCCTTTTTGAAGTGGGTTTTGCGACCTGCCTCGGCAAAGCGAAAGAAACCCAGGGCATCGCTTCCTCGCTGTGGCTCGGCGGATTTTTTGCTTGCCTTTCCGTTTCGATGCTGCTTTTATATAAGGCGTCGCAATCACTGCCTATCGGGACGGCATACGCGGTCTGGACTGGAATCGGCGCGGTGGGTACGGTATTGGTCGGGATTTTCCTGTTTAAGGAACCGGCGGATTTCTGGCAGGTATTCTTCATTACCACACTGATTGCTTCCATCATCGGACTGAAAATGGTCTCTTCGCACTAG
- a CDS encoding DUF5686 family protein, producing MRATTWILLFFSAYAFAQHAVSGVVKDADTGRPLAFATISEGKNENRITDVDGKFTISAKTRINKISVSYVGYQKKEITLRGEKFVAVQLSSALKSLDPVTLHQGQDPAIGIIRKAIASKSANNPQQKLRTFQFKSYNKLIVTANPDSIDGAIDSVFIRKSDGSQIAKPDSSSFRFKKLISSQHLFQMEKVSDFQFSGRRLKETVRGIRMSGFDKPVYEVVAFNLQSFSVYDNKYELFETKYNSPIARDAFSDYYYHLLDTVAVGGRQTYLVYFFPKRKYRKTGLQGLLYIDCENYAVAKAVMRLKTVLDVTATHEFEYLPDEKIWFPTNKEFKIVKGRNDEDIKILGETFQFDADGTDKKRKKQSSDFTYLQSKSWYFDRQYNQRVTISRSSVTMHVKDDAVHRTEDFWRQFRKDSLDSRSRQTYIALDSIVKKEKVETKLRIGRRLINGYVPVGAIDIDLRYLLSFNNYEGFRLGFGGVTNDRFSEKYRMEGYTAYGTKDGNFKYNIGAAARIGKFSNSWIGGAYTDDVREIASTSFAIDKRVFKLYDPRPINLSTFYAYQSWRGYIETRIIPKTESIWQLSRSVIEPKFSYIYQVDGKNYTRFNMTTAMVSLQWNPFSDFMQTPTGKIEIEKRYPKFTFQFTKSLPGILDNDFDFGKVDFRTEYQKKYLNGQKTAVFLEAGYAFGDVPLTHLYNTSPNSLTKDKVLQRLTLAGKNSFETMYFNEFFSSRYVMLQLKHGFNRVTLLRKVRPSLVLVSRMGWGDMERPEQHIGIAYKTLDKGYFESGIELNQIFKGFGLSGFYRYGPNQLPRFEDNISVKLSFILDFGI from the coding sequence ATGAGGGCCACCACCTGGATTTTATTATTTTTTTCAGCCTATGCGTTTGCACAGCATGCCGTAAGTGGTGTGGTTAAGGATGCCGATACCGGACGCCCGCTTGCTTTCGCTACCATCAGCGAGGGCAAAAATGAAAACCGCATCACCGATGTGGACGGCAAATTTACGATATCCGCAAAGACAAGGATTAATAAAATCTCTGTGTCTTATGTCGGGTATCAAAAAAAAGAAATTACGCTCCGGGGCGAAAAGTTTGTTGCGGTGCAGCTATCCTCCGCACTGAAAAGCCTGGACCCGGTCACATTGCACCAGGGTCAGGATCCTGCCATCGGGATCATCCGGAAGGCCATCGCTTCGAAAAGCGCCAACAATCCCCAGCAGAAGCTCAGGACTTTTCAGTTTAAGTCATACAACAAGTTGATTGTGACCGCCAATCCGGATTCTATCGACGGTGCCATTGACTCTGTTTTCATCAGGAAAAGTGACGGCTCTCAAATCGCAAAACCGGATTCTTCCTCGTTCCGGTTCAAGAAGCTCATCAGTTCGCAGCACCTGTTTCAGATGGAGAAGGTGTCTGACTTCCAGTTCTCCGGGCGCCGGCTCAAGGAAACCGTTCGCGGCATCCGCATGTCGGGTTTTGACAAGCCGGTCTATGAGGTGGTGGCGTTCAACCTGCAGTCGTTTTCAGTGTATGATAATAAGTATGAGCTGTTTGAAACCAAGTACAACAGCCCCATCGCCCGCGACGCATTTTCCGATTACTACTACCACCTGCTCGATACGGTGGCCGTTGGCGGCCGGCAAACATATCTCGTGTATTTCTTTCCGAAACGCAAATACCGCAAAACGGGTTTGCAGGGACTGCTGTATATAGATTGTGAAAATTACGCTGTTGCAAAGGCTGTGATGCGCCTCAAGACGGTGTTGGATGTCACGGCAACGCATGAGTTTGAATACCTTCCTGATGAAAAAATCTGGTTCCCGACAAACAAGGAATTCAAGATTGTGAAGGGCAGGAATGATGAAGATATTAAAATTCTGGGTGAAACTTTCCAGTTCGATGCCGATGGAACGGACAAGAAGCGCAAGAAGCAATCATCCGACTTTACTTACCTGCAATCAAAATCCTGGTATTTTGACCGCCAATACAACCAGCGGGTCACCATCAGCCGGTCGTCAGTGACCATGCACGTCAAGGACGACGCCGTGCATCGCACCGAGGATTTCTGGAGGCAATTCCGTAAAGACAGCCTCGATTCGCGCAGCCGGCAGACGTACATTGCTTTGGATAGTATCGTTAAAAAGGAAAAAGTCGAAACGAAATTGCGCATCGGCCGTCGGCTCATTAACGGGTATGTTCCCGTAGGCGCTATCGACATCGACCTGCGTTACCTGCTCAGTTTCAACAACTATGAAGGATTCCGGTTGGGCTTCGGCGGCGTGACTAACGACCGTTTTTCTGAAAAATACCGCATGGAAGGTTATACGGCGTATGGTACCAAAGACGGGAATTTCAAATACAATATCGGCGCAGCGGCAAGGATAGGGAAGTTTTCCAATTCGTGGATTGGCGGTGCATACACGGACGATGTGCGTGAAATCGCGAGTACCTCGTTTGCCATTGACAAACGCGTATTCAAGCTGTATGACCCGCGACCGATCAACCTGAGTACATTTTATGCTTACCAGAGCTGGCGCGGGTATATCGAGACGAGAATCATTCCCAAGACTGAAAGCATCTGGCAGTTGTCCCGCAGCGTGATCGAGCCGAAATTCAGCTACATATACCAGGTAGACGGGAAGAATTACACCCGATTTAATATGACTACCGCCATGGTGTCGCTGCAATGGAATCCTTTTTCTGATTTTATGCAGACGCCGACAGGCAAGATCGAAATTGAAAAACGTTACCCGAAATTTACGTTTCAGTTTACCAAATCGCTTCCCGGGATTTTGGATAATGATTTTGATTTCGGGAAAGTCGATTTCCGTACCGAATACCAGAAAAAATACCTCAATGGCCAAAAGACGGCCGTATTCCTCGAAGCAGGGTATGCCTTCGGAGATGTTCCGCTGACACATTTATACAATACGTCGCCGAACAGCCTGACCAAGGATAAAGTGCTGCAGCGGTTGACGCTGGCCGGGAAGAACAGCTTCGAGACCATGTACTTCAACGAATTTTTCTCAAGCCGCTATGTGATGCTGCAGCTTAAGCACGGCTTCAACCGCGTGACTTTGCTCAGGAAAGTGCGGCCGTCACTGGTGCTGGTCTCACGGATGGGCTGGGGTGATATGGAACGTCCCGAACAGCATATCGGGATTGCGTATAAGACGCTTGATAAAGGCTACTTCGAATCCGGTATCGAGCTCAACCAGATTTTTAAAGGCTTCGGGTTGTCCGGATTTTACCGCTATGGACCAAACCAATTGCCTCGTTTTGAGGACAACATTTCTGTAAAACTCAGCTTTATACTCGATTTCGGAATCTAG
- the frr gene encoding ribosome recycling factor, with the protein MNEEIDFILDSAEESMSGSIAHLEKEFLNIRAGKASPAMLGGVFVDYYGSATPLSQVANINVPDARTITVQPWEKNMLHPIEKAIMIANIGFNPMNNGDVIIISVPPLTEERRRDLVKQAKAEAEDAKIGIRNARKDANTDIKRLEKEGTSEDVCKSAEEEVQNLTNAYIKKVEEHLAIKEAEIMKV; encoded by the coding sequence ATGAACGAAGAAATTGATTTTATACTAGACAGTGCAGAAGAATCCATGTCGGGTTCGATCGCGCACCTTGAAAAGGAATTCCTGAACATCCGTGCAGGTAAGGCCAGTCCGGCTATGCTGGGCGGTGTTTTTGTAGACTACTATGGTTCAGCCACACCGCTTTCACAGGTAGCTAACATTAACGTCCCTGATGCGAGGACCATCACGGTCCAGCCCTGGGAAAAGAACATGCTGCACCCTATCGAAAAGGCCATCATGATTGCCAACATCGGTTTCAATCCGATGAATAACGGTGATGTGATCATCATCAGCGTGCCGCCTTTGACCGAGGAACGCCGCCGCGATCTGGTAAAGCAGGCCAAGGCCGAAGCCGAAGATGCCAAAATCGGGATCAGGAATGCGAGAAAGGATGCCAATACCGACATTAAAAGGCTTGAAAAGGAAGGTACTTCGGAAGATGTCTGCAAAAGCGCCGAAGAGGAAGTCCAGAACCTGACCAATGCCTACATTAAGAAAGTAGAGGAACATCTCGCGATCAAGGAAGCCGAGATCATGAAAGTCTAA